In Silene latifolia isolate original U9 population chromosome 3, ASM4854445v1, whole genome shotgun sequence, a single window of DNA contains:
- the LOC141647277 gene encoding putative serine/threonine-protein kinase At1g54610 isoform X1, with the protein MGCVFGKEGLALEGREKKSKGDLGAESGRKAELPEVGVVSSLGEGKEGENGASELSDGGKKEDEEEDRKGGENGEEGGEDEEVKVEKSQKSRGERKRSKANPRLSNPPKNIHGEQVAAGWPSWLSAVAGEAINGWVPRRADTFEKIDKIGQGTYSNVYKAKDSLSGKIVALKKVRFDNLEPESVKFMAREILIIRRLNHPNVVKLEGLVTSRMSCSLYLVFEYMEHDLAGLAASPDIKFTEPQVKCYMNQLISGLEHCHNRGVLHRDIKGSNLLLDNGGILKIADFGLATFFDPNKKHPMTSRVVTLWYRAPELLLGATDYGVGIDLWSAGCILAELLAGRPIMPGRTEVEQLHKIYKLCGSPSDEYWKKSKLPNATIFRPRDPYKRSIRETFKDFPPSALSLIDTLLAIDPAERLTATDALNSDFFNTEPLACDPSTLPKYPPSKEMDAKRRDDEARRLRAANKQQGDGAKKTRTRDRLRAKPAPEANAELQVNLDQRRRMITQANAKSKSEKFPPPHQDGGLGYPLGVSQHIDPANIPTDIPYSTTSFTYAKGPGQHWSGPLVDPASAGGPRRKKKNVVEGSEPKSTGRRDTSSSSKTRGK; encoded by the exons ATGGGTTGTGTGTTTGGGAAAGAAGGGTTAGCTTTAGagggaagagagaaaaagagtaaGGGGGATTTGGGTGCTGAATCTGGCAGGAAAGCTGAGTTGCCTGAAGTCGGTGTCGTTTCGAGTTTGGGTGAAGGGAAGGAGGGGGAGAATGGTGCTTCTGAGTTGAGTGATGGTGGGAAgaaggaggatgaggaggaggatagGAAGGGTGGAGAGAATGGGGAGGAAGGTGGTGAGGATGAAGAAGTGAAGGTGGAGAAAAGTCAAAAGTCAAGAGGAGAAAGAAAGCGGTCAAAGGCAAATCCTAGGTTGAGTAATCCTCCGAAAAATATACATGGTGAACAAGTGGCTGCTGGCTGGCCTTCTTGGCTCTCGGCGGTTGCTGGTGAAGCAATTAATGGTTGGGTTCCTAGACGAGCCGATACTTTTGAGAAGATTGACAAG ATTGGGCAAGGGACATATAGTAATGTATATAAAGCCAAAGATTCTTTAAGTGGGAAGATTGTTGCTCTTAAAAAGGTTCGGTTTGACAATTTGGAGCCTGAGAGTGTAAAATTCATGGCACGCGAGATTTTGATCATACGTAGATTGAACCATCCTAATGTGGTAAAGCTTGAAGGTTTGGTAACATCAAGGATGTCTTGTAGTTTGTACTTGGTGTTTGAATACATGGAACATGATCTAGCTGGACTTGCTGCAAGTCCCGATATTAAGTTTACAGAGCCTCAG GTAAAATGTTATATGAACCAGTTGATCTCTGGGCTAGAGCATTGCCACAACCGTGGTGTGCTTCACCGTGATATAAAAGGATCTAATCTTCTCCTTGACAATGGGGGAATACTGAAGATAGCTGATTTTGGATTGGCAACTTTCTTTGATCCAAATAAAAAGCATCCTATGACGAGTCGTGTTGTTACTTTATGGTATCGAGCTCCTGAGCTGCTTCTTGGTGCAACTGATTATGGTGTTGGCATTGATCTTTGGAGTGCGGGCTGCATCTTGGCGGAGTTGTTGGCTGGGAGACCTATCATGCCTGGCCGAACCGAG GTGGAGCAACTGCATAAGATATATAAGCTATGCGGGTCGCCTTCCGATGAGTACTGGAAAAAATCGAAGTTACCAAATGCAACCATTTTCAGACCACGAGATCCATACAAAAGATCCATACGGGAGACATTTAAAGATTTTCCACCATCAGCATTGTCTTTAATTGATACTCTTCTTGCAATTGATCCAGCAGAACGTTTAACTGCCACAGATGCTTTGAATAGTGAT TTTTTCAATACTGAGCCTCTTGCGTGTGATCCATCAACGCTTCCAAAATATCCACCAAGCAAGGAGATGGATGCAAAACGACGTGACGACGAGGCTAGGAG GCTAAGAGCTGCTAACAAACAACAAGGTGATGGGGCGAAGAAAACTAGGACACGTGACCGACTTAGGGCAAAGCCGGCCCCTGAAGCTAATGCAGAGCTTCAAGTTAATCTCGAT CAGCGGCGTCGTATGATTACCCAAGCAAAtgcaaagagcaagagtgaaaaattTCCTCCACCTCACCAAGACGGAGGCCTTGGCTACCCCTTGGGTGTTTCACAGCACATAGATCCTGCAAACATCCCAACCGACATTCCTTACAGTACCACGTCTTTTACATACGCGAAAGGGCCAGGTCAGCATTGGTCGGGACCATTGGTGGACCCTGCTTCTGCTGGTGGACCCAGGCGGAAGAAGAAGAATGTAGTTGAGGGCAGTGAACCCAAGTCAACCGGCCGAAGAGATACCAGTAGTAGCTCCAAAACTCGGGGAAAATAA
- the LOC141647277 gene encoding putative serine/threonine-protein kinase At1g54610 isoform X2, with protein sequence MGCVFGKEGLALEGREKKSKGDLGAESGRKAELPEVGVVSSLGEGKEGENGASELSDGGKKEDEEEDRKGGENGEEGGEDEEVKVEKSQKSRGERKRSKANPRLSNPPKNIHGEQVAAGWPSWLSAVAGEAINGWVPRRADTFEKIDKIGQGTYSNVYKAKDSLSGKIVALKKVRFDNLEPESVKFMAREILIIRRLNHPNVVKLEGLVTSRMSCSLYLVFEYMEHDLAGLAASPDIKFTEPQVKCYMNQLISGLEHCHNRGVLHRDIKGSNLLLDNGGILKIADFGLATFFDPNKKHPMTSRVVTLWYRAPELLLGATDYGVGIDLWSAGCILAELLAGRPIMPGRTEVEQLHKIYKLCGSPSDEYWKKSKLPNATIFRPRDPYKRSIRETFKDFPPSALSLIDTLLAIDPAERLTATDALNSDFFNTEPLACDPSTLPKYPPSKEMDAKRRDDEARRLRAANKQQGDGAKKTRTRDRLRAKPAPEANAELQVNLDRRRMITQANAKSKSEKFPPPHQDGGLGYPLGVSQHIDPANIPTDIPYSTTSFTYAKGPGQHWSGPLVDPASAGGPRRKKKNVVEGSEPKSTGRRDTSSSSKTRGK encoded by the exons ATGGGTTGTGTGTTTGGGAAAGAAGGGTTAGCTTTAGagggaagagagaaaaagagtaaGGGGGATTTGGGTGCTGAATCTGGCAGGAAAGCTGAGTTGCCTGAAGTCGGTGTCGTTTCGAGTTTGGGTGAAGGGAAGGAGGGGGAGAATGGTGCTTCTGAGTTGAGTGATGGTGGGAAgaaggaggatgaggaggaggatagGAAGGGTGGAGAGAATGGGGAGGAAGGTGGTGAGGATGAAGAAGTGAAGGTGGAGAAAAGTCAAAAGTCAAGAGGAGAAAGAAAGCGGTCAAAGGCAAATCCTAGGTTGAGTAATCCTCCGAAAAATATACATGGTGAACAAGTGGCTGCTGGCTGGCCTTCTTGGCTCTCGGCGGTTGCTGGTGAAGCAATTAATGGTTGGGTTCCTAGACGAGCCGATACTTTTGAGAAGATTGACAAG ATTGGGCAAGGGACATATAGTAATGTATATAAAGCCAAAGATTCTTTAAGTGGGAAGATTGTTGCTCTTAAAAAGGTTCGGTTTGACAATTTGGAGCCTGAGAGTGTAAAATTCATGGCACGCGAGATTTTGATCATACGTAGATTGAACCATCCTAATGTGGTAAAGCTTGAAGGTTTGGTAACATCAAGGATGTCTTGTAGTTTGTACTTGGTGTTTGAATACATGGAACATGATCTAGCTGGACTTGCTGCAAGTCCCGATATTAAGTTTACAGAGCCTCAG GTAAAATGTTATATGAACCAGTTGATCTCTGGGCTAGAGCATTGCCACAACCGTGGTGTGCTTCACCGTGATATAAAAGGATCTAATCTTCTCCTTGACAATGGGGGAATACTGAAGATAGCTGATTTTGGATTGGCAACTTTCTTTGATCCAAATAAAAAGCATCCTATGACGAGTCGTGTTGTTACTTTATGGTATCGAGCTCCTGAGCTGCTTCTTGGTGCAACTGATTATGGTGTTGGCATTGATCTTTGGAGTGCGGGCTGCATCTTGGCGGAGTTGTTGGCTGGGAGACCTATCATGCCTGGCCGAACCGAG GTGGAGCAACTGCATAAGATATATAAGCTATGCGGGTCGCCTTCCGATGAGTACTGGAAAAAATCGAAGTTACCAAATGCAACCATTTTCAGACCACGAGATCCATACAAAAGATCCATACGGGAGACATTTAAAGATTTTCCACCATCAGCATTGTCTTTAATTGATACTCTTCTTGCAATTGATCCAGCAGAACGTTTAACTGCCACAGATGCTTTGAATAGTGAT TTTTTCAATACTGAGCCTCTTGCGTGTGATCCATCAACGCTTCCAAAATATCCACCAAGCAAGGAGATGGATGCAAAACGACGTGACGACGAGGCTAGGAG GCTAAGAGCTGCTAACAAACAACAAGGTGATGGGGCGAAGAAAACTAGGACACGTGACCGACTTAGGGCAAAGCCGGCCCCTGAAGCTAATGCAGAGCTTCAAGTTAATCTCGAT CGGCGTCGTATGATTACCCAAGCAAAtgcaaagagcaagagtgaaaaattTCCTCCACCTCACCAAGACGGAGGCCTTGGCTACCCCTTGGGTGTTTCACAGCACATAGATCCTGCAAACATCCCAACCGACATTCCTTACAGTACCACGTCTTTTACATACGCGAAAGGGCCAGGTCAGCATTGGTCGGGACCATTGGTGGACCCTGCTTCTGCTGGTGGACCCAGGCGGAAGAAGAAGAATGTAGTTGAGGGCAGTGAACCCAAGTCAACCGGCCGAAGAGATACCAGTAGTAGCTCCAAAACTCGGGGAAAATAA
- the LOC141647276 gene encoding uncharacterized protein LOC141647276 has translation MMNESIASGGGRGKNKRFWTKEEDNALITALSDLNGDPHWKCDKGFRNGYMVRLEEVIGKAIPGCGLKASPHIDSRLKTLVTKFKAIVQMLGTSGFKWDDERHMISVERSVYDEYCKVHPNSKNLYGHDFPHFNALWDIYGKDYGTEKPGKPTERFVDAIDNMKKPIDAINNMEKPIDAIDNMENSIDAIDNMEKSATMPVMIDSSDEEDTIVSGNENQIVESAPPLKKVKRENTSNSEEGKKECESGSNSELASLQAFMKDMNVHLSTMANVMSRADKREQEIIDKSEKVLDVLLALEGVTPQQALEVAQILTAHPNKLMIFFKCPDDLKCIFVKSLLA, from the exons AT GATGAATGAAAGTATTGCTAGTGGAGGTGGAAGAGGTAAAAACAAACGTTTTTggactaaagaagaagataatgCCTTGATAACCGCTTTGTCTGACTTGAATGGCGATCCACATTGGAAATGTGACAAAGGATTTAGGAATGGTTACATGGTGCGGTTAGAAGAGGTTATTGGCAAGGCTATTCCTGGTTGTGGTTTGAAAGCTTCGCCACACATTGATTCTAGGCTCAAGACACTCGTAACCAAATTTAAAGCCATTGTTCAAATGTTAGGTACAAGTGGCTTCAAATGGGATGATGAGAGACACATGATTTCTGTGGAGAGATCGGTGTATGATGAGTATTGTAAG gttCATCCAAACTCCAAGAACCTATATGGACATGATTTTCCTCACTTCAATGCATTATGGGATATTTATGGTAAAGATTATGGAACTGAAAAACCTGGAAAACCGACCGAGAGGTTTGTTGATGCTATTGATAATATGAAGAAACCTATTGATGCTATTAATAATATGGAGAAACCTATTGATGCTATTGATAATATGGAGAACTCTATTGATGCTATTGATAATATGGAGAAGTCTGCCACTATGCCGGTCATGATTGATTCAAGTGATGAAGAAGATACTATTGTTAGTGGTAATGAAAACCAAATAGTGGAGTCCGCGCCTCCATTGAAAAAAGTGAAGCGAGAAAACACTTCTAACAGTGAGGAAGGTAAGAAAGAATGTGAAAGTGGAAGTAATTCTGAATTAGCTAGCTTACAAGCTTTTATGAAAGACATGAATGTTCATCTTTCTACTATGGCTAATGTAATGTCTCGTGCTGATAAACGTGAGCAAGAAATAATCGACAAGAGTGAAAAAGTGTTAGACGTACTTCTTGCTTTGGAAGGTGTTACTCCACAACAAGCTTTGGAAGTAGCTCAAATTTTGACTGCACACCCAAACAAGCTCATGATTTTTTTCAAGTGTCCCGATGATTTGAAATGCATCTTTGTCAAAAGTCTTCTTGCTTAA